One genomic segment of Rubrobacter aplysinae includes these proteins:
- a CDS encoding pseudouridine synthase, protein MRLQRYLSRSGSAPSRRKAEEMIQTGRVRVNGRVATIGDGAGSDDTVELDGEPVELPVEHAYLALNKPSGYLTTLQDEPGKSRPTVTRLMPRVPGLVPVGRLDAETTGLLLFTNDGALAHRITHPSREVEKEYLVTVSGNAPEGALDALAAGPDLDDGPMSPPGLRDVETSGLSTSFRLTIHEGRNRIIRRACAAVGLEVVGLHRIRVGPVAVGELEAGEYRSLYQDELERLP, encoded by the coding sequence CGCAAGGCCGAGGAGATGATCCAGACCGGCCGGGTGCGGGTAAACGGCCGCGTCGCGACGATTGGCGACGGAGCCGGCTCCGACGACACGGTCGAGCTGGACGGGGAGCCGGTCGAGCTACCCGTCGAGCACGCATATCTGGCCCTCAACAAGCCCTCCGGCTACCTGACGACCCTGCAAGATGAGCCGGGCAAGAGCCGCCCCACGGTGACCCGGCTGATGCCGCGGGTACCGGGCCTCGTGCCGGTCGGCAGGCTCGACGCCGAGACCACGGGCCTCCTCCTGTTCACCAACGACGGTGCGCTGGCCCACCGCATCACCCACCCTTCCCGGGAGGTGGAGAAGGAGTACCTCGTGACCGTCTCCGGCAACGCCCCGGAAGGTGCCCTCGATGCCCTCGCCGCCGGCCCGGACCTCGACGACGGCCCGATGTCCCCGCCCGGGCTGCGGGACGTCGAGACCTCCGGCCTCTCGACCAGCTTCCGGCTGACCATCCACGAGGGCCGTAATCGCATAATACGCCGGGCCTGCGCGGCGGTCGGCCTGGAGGTCGTCGGGCTGCACCGGATCCGGGTCGGTCCGGTTGCCGTAGGTGAATTGGAGGCCGGAGAGTACCGGAGCCTGTACCAGGACGAGCTGGAGAGGCTGCCTTGA